The DNA segment GGGATACTGAGAAAAAGAGCGATCCATTTCATCGCCCGATTTGAAATAGAAGTGATCGCTGGAAAAGCTGAGCCTGTCTTTGTCACTGAGCGTCTTGCCCGTCTGGATGCAGAGAAGCAGTTCGTGAGCCTTTGCCTCCTCCCTTTTCAGATAGTGGCAATCGTTCGTAGCGACGAGTGGTACATTATACTTCTTCGAAAGTTCGATGAGCCCCTCGTTCACCTTTTTCTGTTCCGGTATGCCATTGTCCTGGACTTCGAAATAGAGACGATCGCCGAAGATGGACAGGTAATCATCGACAGCGGAGGCCAAAGCTTTCTGGTCGTCACGCAGGATCATCTGCGGTATCCGCCCTTTAATGCAGGCAGTGAGGCAAAGAAGTCCCTCATTATGTGCGACGAGAAGTTCTTGGTCTATTCTGGGTACATAGTAGAAGCCTTCCAGGTGGGCGTGGCTTACCATTTTGACAAGGTTTCTGTAACCCGTTACGTCGAGGGCGAGAAGGATCAGGTGGTACGCGTTATCCTCTCCCCGCGCTGTTTTCTTATCCAGCCTGGACTTCGGGGCAATGTAAACTTCGCAGCCGATAATCGGCTTCAAGCCCGCATCCCGGGCAGACGTATAGAAATCGATCGCCCCGAACATGTTCCCGTGATCGGTGATAGCGCAGGCAGGCATACCGTACGATTTTGCTGTTTTGAAAAGGGGCTCGAAACGTATGGCGCCGTCGAGAAGGCTGTACTGGGTGTGGACGTGGAGGTGGACGAATTCCTTCATGCTATCGTTGGGGCTCGCGTTGCCCCCTCCATTTTACTCCCATTCAATGGTGCTCGGGGGTTTTGATGAGATGTCGAGCACAACCCGGTTGACCCCGGGCACTTCGTTGATGACGCGCCTCGATATCACATCAAGCACTTCATAGGGCACCCGCGCCCAATCTGCTGTCATGCCGTCTTCACTCTCCACTATTCGCAAGGCTATGACGTGGGCGTAGGTTCGCTCGTCACCCATGACACCGACTGTCTTGATCGGTATCAGTATAGCAAAAGATTGCCATATGTGTCTGAAGCTTTTTTTGCGCTCGATCTCTTCCCTGATAATGTGATCGGCCTCCTGCAGCATCCTGACTCTTTCAGGAGTGACCTCCCCGATAATCCTGATCGCCAGGCCCGGTCCCGGGAAGGGCTGTCTGTGCACGATGTTGTCGGGCATGCCCAGGGCTTTTCCCACCACGCGTACTTCATCCTTGAAAAGCTCCCTTAGGGGTTCGATCAATTTCAGCGTCATCCTCTTCGGCAGTCCGCCGACATTGTGATGGCTTTTGATTGTGGCCGATGGTCCCTTGAAGGAGACGCTTTCTATCACATCAGGGTAGAGTGTTCCCTGCGCAAGATAGGATGCATCGGGAATGCGTCCCGCTTCCTCTTCGAAGATCTTGATGAAGAGTCTACCGATGATCTTCCTTTTCTTTTCCGGATCTTTTACACCGGCCAGTGCGTTCAAGAATGCGTCCCTGGCATCGACGTGTCTTATGTTCAGGTGTAGCCTGTCCTTGAAGATCTCGAGTACCTCGGCTGCCTCATTCTTCCGCAACACGCCGTTATCGACAAACACGCAGGTAAGCTGTTGCCCGATCGCCCTGTGTATAAGGGTTGCCACAACTGATGAATCGACGCCACCACTCAGGGCGCAGATTACCTTTTTGCCGCCCACTTCCTCCGCGACCTGGCTCGTGACCATCTTGATAAACGACTTAGCAGAAAAAAGACCTTCGACTTTGCAAACCCTGTACAGGAAATTCTTGAGGATCAGCTTGCCTTTGGGCGTGTGATGGACTTCGGGATGAAACTGGAGACCGTAAATCCGTCCCTCTTCGTCTTTGATTGCGGCGTATGGAGAATTCTCCGAATGAGCAAGGGCCATGTACCCGTGAGGAAGTTTTACGATGCTGTCCCCGTGGCTCATCCAGATCTGTTCCCCATCGGCCAGCCCGTCAAAGAGGAGATCATTCCGGTCGAAGAAAAGGTGAGCACGGCCGTACTCTCTTTTCTCAGAACGTTGGACTTCTCCCTCGTGCAGCTTCGCAATCAACTGAACGCCGTAGCAGATACCGAGCATTGGCACGCCCAAAGAAAAAATATCAATGTCACACACAGGCGCGTCGGCGTCGGTTACGCTTGCCGGACCGCCGGACAGTATGATCCCTTTGGGTTTCAGCGCCCGTATCTTTTCAAAATCGATGTTGTAGGGGTATATCTCGCAGTAGACGCCCAGTTCCCGCACCTTTCGCGCGATCAACTGTGTATATTGCGATCCGAAATCAAGAATACAGACTAGTTCTTTGTGATAATCCATGTCACTCGATGCGGTAGTTTGGAGCTTCCTTTGTGATGATAACGTCGTGGACGTGACTTTCTCTCAGGCCTGAAGCGGTTATGCGGAGAAACCTGGCATTCTCCCTCAGTTGTTTGAGCGTCCGGCACCCGAGGTATCCCATGCCTGCCTTGACCCCACCCACCAATTGCTGCACTGAAAAAAAGAGGGATCCTCTGTAGG comes from the Syntrophorhabdales bacterium genome and includes:
- the guaA gene encoding glutamine-hydrolyzing GMP synthase, which encodes MDYHKELVCILDFGSQYTQLIARKVRELGVYCEIYPYNIDFEKIRALKPKGIILSGGPASVTDADAPVCDIDIFSLGVPMLGICYGVQLIAKLHEGEVQRSEKREYGRAHLFFDRNDLLFDGLADGEQIWMSHGDSIVKLPHGYMALAHSENSPYAAIKDEEGRIYGLQFHPEVHHTPKGKLILKNFLYRVCKVEGLFSAKSFIKMVTSQVAEEVGGKKVICALSGGVDSSVVATLIHRAIGQQLTCVFVDNGVLRKNEAAEVLEIFKDRLHLNIRHVDARDAFLNALAGVKDPEKKRKIIGRLFIKIFEEEAGRIPDASYLAQGTLYPDVIESVSFKGPSATIKSHHNVGGLPKRMTLKLIEPLRELFKDEVRVVGKALGMPDNIVHRQPFPGPGLAIRIIGEVTPERVRMLQEADHIIREEIERKKSFRHIWQSFAILIPIKTVGVMGDERTYAHVIALRIVESEDGMTADWARVPYEVLDVISRRVINEVPGVNRVVLDISSKPPSTIEWE